One Gadus morhua chromosome 13, gadMor3.0, whole genome shotgun sequence genomic window carries:
- the rfk gene encoding riboflavin kinase, which produces MKSLPYFCRGEVVRGFGRGSKELGIPTANFPDSVVEYLPADIGTGIYYGWACVGNGDIRKMVMSIGWNPYYKNTKKSMETHVIHTFKEDFYGEILSVVLVGYIRPETSFPSLEALIAAINNDIEQAKFKLELPEHLKLKEDNFFTAAISTTTTTTKTIMNGH; this is translated from the exons ATGAAGAGTCTTCCGTACTTCTGCCGGGGAGAAGTCGTCCGGGGCTTCGGGAGAGGAAGCAAAGAGCTCGGGATTCCGACCG CCAACTTCCCAGACTCTGTGGTGGAATATCTCCCGGCAGACATTGGCACAGGCATATACTATGGCTGGGCATGCGTAGGCAACGGGGACATACGTAAGATGGTGATGAGCATCGGCTGGAACCCCTACTACAAGAACACTAAGAAGTCCATG GAGACCCACGTGATTCACACGTTTAAGGAAGACTTCTACGGGGAGATCCTCAGTGTGGTCCTGGTGGGCTACATCCGTCCAGAGACCAGTTTCCCCTCACTGG aAGCTCTGATCGCAGCCATCAACAATGACATTGAGCAGGCCAAGTTCAAGCTGGAGCTGCCGGAGCACCTCAAGCTGAAAGAGGACAACTTCTTCACAGCCGCCATCagcacaacgacaacaacaacaaagactaTAATGAACGGTCACTAA